AGTATAATCtagccagggttttatagagttgcaacaataccttgtggctcttgaactcaataccctGACTAACAAAGGCCAATACTCCACACATCTTCTGAACCACCCTATTAATTTGGACAGCAACTCTGAGGGATCTATAGATTTGgacttcaagatccctctgttcctccaacctgctaAGAATCCCATTATTAACCCTGTACTCTACCTTCAAATTCGACCTCACAAAATTAATTTCTGCACACttttttgggttgaactccatctgccacttcttagcccagctcTGTATTTATCAGTGTCCCGTTCTAACCTAAGAAGGTTTAAGAACCTTCTACACTCCcacaacttcatcaactttcgtaccatctacaaacttactacccacccttccacctcctcatccaagtcatttatagaaATCTCAGAAGAGCAGAGGTCCCCACAGAACACCATTGGTTACTGAACACACTCCAGCTACAACAATCTGCCTTCAAtggccaagccaattctgaatccacacagccacgtTTCCCTGGGTCCCATGCCTCCCGAATTTCTGAACCAACCAACCATGGGGAACCTTGCAAAAAGGTTTATATTGCTTTTATACTATTGAAAGGTTTCTTGTGGATGTTCTGGGGTACCAAATAGTTTCTATTTGTGGTTCTCTCTAACAATGAAAAGTTCAGCAACATCCCTCAGCTTTGGTTACATGGCAACCGTTTCTCTATGCAGAACCATCAACTAACCTCCAGTGCCTAGAGGTGGTCTTGGGTGGTCTGATTGACTTAACCTGGAAAACAGAAACACGTTTACGCACAGAAGGGCAACCGATTGCCCTGAGTCACTAAGGGTTACTGAGAATCACTAACCACCCCTTCATCCCACCTGCCATTAGTCACCAGACAAGTCAACCTTGCAATTAGACCTCAATGGTAGTGAGAATTGGTGGCAcagttagcgtaacactttacAACGCCAACAACCAATCATCAATcaagttcaattcccgctgctgtccgtaaggagttcacacgttctccccgtgaccacgtaggtttcctccccgagcaccagtttcctcccacattctaatgaCGTATGGGGTAAGGGTTGGCAAGCTGTGGACATGCTTTATATGACGACACTTGAgggctgccaccagcacatcctgGGAACTGTGTTGGTCGCTgacgcaaacaacgcatttcactataGGCTTCGACGTACATACGACAAATAAAGCCCATATTTATGGTTCATTCctggggggagagggtggggctgagtggggggggggatggttttGGAATCACATGGATTCCATGTGAGTAGTGGAGGCCAttcacacctccacatcccaccagACCCGAGTGGAACCAATCCAGCCAGTCTCATTGACCCACCCTCTGACTCAGCTCCCAGTTGCATCTGCTTCCAGTCCTCCCTTTACCGTATCAGATCAGATACGAAAACGCATGCAGCTGATCGACTGTATGGTGAATCGACTGGGTCTCCTGCATGCAAAAGGCTCTCTTTTCACGCAGACTTAGGAGTGTGCATGGTATTAGAACCAGGTCCGCCAATACATCGCTCCCGCACTGTAAGCGTGATCCATATTAACGTGACTCAGTTAAAATATTTAATtgtacaacaccactgttgttctTGCCCCGCTCCCCACTAAACCCCAACCCCAACCGCCCTGGAGCCCTGAGTCATAGGGGTGTTCACGTCAGGCTGTATGTTACCCATCTCCCTCCAGAAGCTTTCGGTAGGTGTCAATCTCCGCCTGCAGCCTCATCTTGGTGTTGAGCAAGGTCTGGTACTCCATGGCCCGGTTCTTCAGGTCTGTGCGGTACTGTGCCAAGTCCTGCTCGAGGTTGGCGATGATGTTGGCCAGGCTCTGGAGCTCCTTGGCCACTCGGTCCTCGGTATCCTGCAGGGTGTCCTCCAGTGAATGGATCTGTCAGGGTAGTCAGGGTCAATGAGTCACGCCACTGCACTGCCTCCCATATCAACCCATTCCCTAGGAAGATTCAgagtgctacagcacagaaacaggcagtgatgcatacatgacaaataaagctgatctttcttTTATCGACAGTAATCATCTAGCCTatgtgtctttgggatgtggagagAAACCAGAGAATTCTGTTGACTAGATAATTGCAAGTAATTGATGATGTTGTTCTACCCAAGAAAGGGAAAAACCTGTTATTGAGAAATTTTTAATTGATCTTATTGTATTTTTAAATGAATCTCAAtttagagtgcagaagaggtttaccaggatgctgcctggattagagggcacttGGACAAAGTTGGAGTGATTTTTTCTGGAGCGGCGGggtctgagaggagatctgatggaggtttataagattatgagaggcatggatagagtagatagaaagcatctttttcccaggggtgaaatATCTAATAGCAGGGgcgggggtaatttcaaaggagatgtgattgACAAGTATTTCCTCCccccacagaaagtggtgggtgacAGGAATGGATTGCCTGTAGAGATGAAAGAGGGAGATACATTAGAGAGATTAAAGCATGAAtatgaggaaatggaaggatatggactttgtgtaggcagaagggatcagTTCAGTTGGCCCTTTGATTATTAATATAATTGATTCTGAACAACATTGCGAGttcaaaggcctgttcctgtgctgtactgttctatgttcacagtagttatggtgacatatatgtagattaataacaaatgtactttgaaataggGATGTGGATTGTGCTAATATAGTAATAGGGAACTGCAGACAAAGCCTAGAAGCAGACATAGAATGCCACAGTGACAATACACAAGTCTCGGGAACTTCATTAATTATGTTACAGCATTGTTAGCGAGAGAAAGAGTCAGAGAGAGCTACAGGACAGAAACAAGCCCTGGACtgtctaatccatgctgaaccattaatttTCCGAGTtccaccgacccacacccagaccaaagccctccatacaGCTCCCATCCCTGCgtttatctaaacttctcttaaacgttgaaattgaaactgcatccatcactttggttccacatcctcaccaccctctgagcgaagTTCCTCCTCAGGCTCcccctaaatatttcacctttaactTCTGACCTCTGCTTCTCATCTCACCCACCAGTAggaaaagactgcttgcatttgccccatCTATACCCTTGGTAATTTGGTATAGCTCGATCAAATTTGAGTGAGTGTGCCTGTGCATGATTGTGGATGTGTAAGGTTGTGTGTTATGTCCGGTAAGCAGGGTGGTACAGGTGAGGTGTGTGTGGGAGCGGGAGATTCTGTATCTGTGTGCGCGCCTGTGCCTGTGATTCGCGGTCCAGAACGGAGTGCCGTCGGTACCGTGGCTCCGAGGGTGCGCTGCTCCACCTCCAGGGTTTTGATCTGACGCCGGAGATCGGCGACATTCTGCTTCGCTGCCTGCAAAGCCTCGTTGTTCTTCGAAACCTCGAGGGAGGCAGAGTCAAACTGCAAAAGAAGGCATAAGAGAtactggagatccagagcaacacacacaaaatgctggcagaactcaggaggcagcatcgatggagaagaataaacaatcCACATTTCGGGGTGAAAacctccatcagaactggaaaggatttattcccctccatgaatATTGCCTGACTTGCTTAAGGGATGTGGCATCAGACTGGGTGATCAGAATAAACTTTACTGACTCTACAGGGAcacagcacacactcacacagtaccaacatcctttctcacacacagctTCTCTGCATCTTGTCCAAAAAACGTCCTCACACTTATTTTTCAAACATTCACCCATGACCCACAGAAAATGCCATGTTTGAATGGCAAAGACACGATGGTCCAACTGGCCGAGTTCTGCTTCTGTCTTTTacggcctcccctccatggactctgtctacactgctCCTACTTCAGTAAACAGccgacataatcaaagaccccacccatcctggacatctctctctttccctttcccacCAGGTGGAAAATACAAAGCCTGGGCTCAAGGACAGCATCTACACCACATTATAAAACTCTTCAATGGTTCCCCTGTATGATAAGATGCAtccctgacctcacaatctacctgttCTGCACCATCTCTGTATTCTGCCTCGTTAatattgtactacctcaatgcagtaccccactgttgtaagactattgaatgaccCTCTAATACAATAAGATGGATtattgatctcacaatctatctcGTTATTCTGTACCTTATTATTCCATAAGGAGTCaattatcaaagaccccacccactcaggactttctctcttccccatctccaatcaggcagaagatacaaagaccCAAaagcatgtacaaacaagcttAAAGACAGCTTCTAactcactgttatcagactctggaACGGACCTCTTGTCTGATGAAATTGAACTTTCGATCTCTGTCTACTTTGTCGAGGCCCTTGCACTTcagtcacagacacagacccgccTGTGAAAGGacgagggttgggcatggggctcacaactccatccacaaagccccagagctacagaaatgccaacagaagctcccatcactgggagagaaaggatctttgaagatgggcTGTAACTGGGGGcaatttgaaagactggcccaagaCAGACCAGGCAAGCTGTTGTCTGCAGCCTGTGCCCCAATATGGGTTGTTAGAGTGACTTTTGGGTTTAGGACATTTACATTTAGCAATTGACTTTGactaccagtcttcacatctgaagAATGTATGGTGCATTTAATTTGGAGTACAGCTCTGAACAAgccctaaaagctgtgaatcccagcCCAAACAATggtgattaaaattcatttggatgtctgCGTTGTGGATGTGAATCAAGAGGCATGAAGGCtgtatgtagtttcaaagaaagcattgtccataCATTGTAAATAAGGAGTTGTCCTTTGAGGTTTGGCACATAAAATATCAGACCAGCCAGACCTTGTGACCGAAAGCGTCCCCATATGATGCCTGTTGTACTTGGTTTTGTCAAGTAAAGAAGCTGCTctgtatctaccagtaattttctcTGGAAACTCCATTCATGCAACAACAGGGGTAAGCAAGCACCTGCATGTGTATACCACTGTTATTAACCCACTGCCCATCTTGATGCATTTGGTGACAACACTCAGGAACACATTCACCCTGTGCCCATTACCTTCTTTCTGTAgcattcttctgcctccttcttgTTCTGGTCTGCAAGGGCCTGGTATTCCTCGCGGATCTTGTTAATCATTTGTCCCAGGTCCTCCTCTTCAGTGTTTTCAAGCTCCACCGAGACGCTGGAGTTCGAAATCTGTCTTCTGAGTTCATCCACCTCCTGTGAGGACAAACAAACTTTACAGCACTGTTCCATTCAGTGAAATCACTGGGCAAAACAGAGGcagttcaatttcaagtttattgtcctgGGCAGACAgactcagaatcaagtttattatcagttATATAGATGAACTttattgcagcagtacagtgcaatgtgtAAAATCAATACTTTGTTACAACAcaaaatatataaaaagaaaattaCTATGGCAAAAAGGGCAAAAGAGTGAGGGACTCAGGATATAACCTGTCAAATTCTGCAGTCTGATTATGAGCTATACAGTATAAGGAGGCCCTCtattggtcagggtcaaccatggatgttgtgacCTAGCTGTATGCAAGCTAGGGCAGGGCAATATGGAAAGCACGTTGTAGCCTATGCAGCAGGCAGGGCAATATGGAAAGCACGCTGTAGcctatgcagcaggctccccaaGAGGGGGTACAGCCACAAAGCAGCAGAGATttgaaatcaaagtttttctccaggatgagctgccaaccatggctgacgagccccatctgcctgaagtgagcagttttaaggtgccagtaacccacctttgccagTTCTCCCGACAGTAGGAACATTTTTGCCGGGtttggtagctaagccacacgtgaaggccacggactggacttggttgtcagaggctatttgaaaggCACCTTATCAGGAGTATTTGATAGGTAGAGGGAGCTCATTCCTGCTACTCCtgtccaccaccccaccccctcagcaCAGTTTTAAGGAATCAAACTCTATAAACGATTTAGATAATTTAGGTGGTTTAGATCATTTTTGGGCCCCACAtgcaagaaaggatgtgctggcattggagatggtccagaggaggctcatgagtgattccaggaatgaaaaggttaacgtatgaggaatgtttgatggctctgggcctgtactcactggagtttagaagaatgagagaagatctcattgaaatctattaaatattgaatgccctagatagagtggacatggagaaggtgtttcctatagtgggggaatcttggaccagagggcgcaacctcagaaaagagggacatgccttcagaacagagatgaggaggaatgtcttcagccagagggtggtgaatggaaGGAAtctattgccacagacggctgtggtggccaggtcattgggtatgtttaaagcagaggttgataggttcttgattagtcacagGGTGAAAAGTTatgaggagaagtcaggagaatggggttgagagagacaaGAGATTGAGTGTATTTAAATCAGAGGCTGATGGGAttttgattagcaagggtgtcaaaggtaacagagagaaggcaggagaatatggttgagagggataataagtcaccCATGATGAACTGACAAGGAAGACGTGACGGGCTGAATAGCCCAATTCTGTGTCTTACAAATGCCATGGAAATGAGCttttcacagcagcagcagcacataCATTGCAAACATAAACAGATTATACATAATATGCAAAAGAAACAATAGCACTACTGCAAGCTGAGAGAGAGTaaagaaatacagttggaggTAGTGTTGGGGTTTTTCAGGTGGGTTCATTCTGACTAGTTGCCTCAGAGCCTGCAATAGAGACTCCAGTGCACAAGGTTGCAGGAGGCTGCAGAGAGAGATGTCTCCATTGTGGGCACAGCAGTTTATGGAAACCATGGACtctatctacacttctcactacctcagtaaagtagccagcaAAGTCcaagacaccctccaaccccaaatgttctctcttttcccctctcccatcaggcagaaggtagataagcctgaaagcacacatcaccaggctcaaagacagctttttATCAGACTCTTGTATGATAAGgtggacccttgacctcacagtctacctcattatggccttgcactGTATTGTctacagtatgcaagacaagcttttcacatgtgacaataataaaccaatcccaatataacgcacaaaatgctggaggaactcagcagctcaggcagcatctatggaaatgattggTCCAATGTTTCGGACCAGACTGGAAacgaagggggaagacgccagaataaaaaggtggagggaggggaaggagggtagaTAGAAGgtagaagccaggtgggtaggaaagataaagggctggagaggaaggaatctgatatgagaggagaaaaggaaggaggaggggacccgggggaggtGAGATGagttaagaggccagaatgggaaacagaagaagaggggaggagaaggGAAATTAATTTTTGCCAggaagagaaatcaatatttattccATCAAGttagaggttacccagatggaatacaaggtgttgctcctccactctgagggtggcctcattgtggcacaagaggaggacaTGGGTCAACATGTTGGAAAGGGaatgaaaatcagaaataaaatgtCTGGCCACCGGGaggttctgcttttggtggatggagtgaaggtgctcaatgaagcgatCCCCCAATTTACACTCATCTCACCAAAGCAGAGGAAGCTGCACcaggagcagcggacacaatggATGACCTCAACaggttcacaggtgaaatgttgcctcacatggacagactgtttggggtcctgtatggaggggagggagggggtgaacaagcaggtgtagcactttggccacttgcagaggTAAGTGCTGGGTGGGAggttagtggggaggggtgactggacaagggaatcacagaaggAGCGATCCCTGTAGAAAGTGGAGCGAGGGGGAAGAgctaaagatatgtttggtggtaggacccctttggagatggcagaagttgtggagaatgatgacTCATGGGGTGGTAGTTAAAGACATGAGGAACTCTCTCACTGTTAAGgcagcgggaagatggggtgtgcagaagtggaggagatgcaggtaagGGAAGCATCAATGTTGGAGGAAGGGAAAGAAGGAGGAAATCTCTGGTGTCCTGGGAAGAAAAgctgcatcctgggaacagatgaaggaacagagaaaaaggaaaagcatttttacaggagacgggGTGGAAAAAGATATAGTCAAGGTAACCACGGGATATGGTAGACGATTGACAATCTATCTCCAAAGATCGAGAAAGGGAAAACAGATGaaagagatggaccaagtgaacttaagggcagggtggtagttggaggcaaagttaatgatattgacaagctcagcatcgGTGTATGAATCAGCACCAATGCAGACATCAGTGTAGTGGAGGAAgaattggggagcattaccagtgaAGACGTGAAACACAAACTGTTGTATGTAGCAAGCAAAAAGACAGACATAGCTAGAGTCCATGCGGGTGTCCATGGCTACCCCTCAGGTTTAGAGAAAGTAAGAGGAAATAtttttgagggtgaggaccaCTTTGGCCAGACAGAGAAGGGTGatggttcttttattgagaaagaagtggagaatTTTAAGGCCTTCTTCATGgaagatagaggtgtataggaacTGAACAGCCATGGGGAAGATGAggcagtcagggccagggaactgaaAGTTTGTGAGGAAACCAACAGCATGAGAGGTGGCATGGATGCTGGTGggaaggaattgaacctgggggggggggggaagagaatggTGTCAAAGTATGAGGACATgatttcagtggggcaggagcaggcagagacattGGGCCTATCTGGAcggtcaggtttgtggatcttgggtaggaagtaGAAGTGTTGGGTAAGGGATCTATGAGTTTGGTGGtagtggatgggagttctccatTGTTGATGATGTAGgagacagttttctgatggtcCGGAGTGGAGTCTTTTTCAAGGGGGAGGCAAGCAGAGATGTGCTGCCTGCCCTTAGCAAGGTAGAGTCAGTCTATCTCACAACAACAAAACCCCCTTTGACCTCGGGTTTGATGGCAAATTTGGGAATGGTACGGAGACAGTGGAGGGCAGTATGTTCAGAGAACACAAGGTGCGAGGGGGAAAGTAGAGTGCTGAAATCAAGTCGGCTGAGTCTCATCAATTCAAGATGAAAATATTCAGACCAGGCAGAGAATCAGAGCTGGGTGTCCAAGAGGAGGAGGAGAGTTGGAGATGGGAGAAGGAGTCATCAGAGCAGGATGTGGAATTCTTGGCAAAGAAGTGGACTCAAACAGAGGTGACAGAAGAAGAGCTCGGCATCATGGCAGACGTGAAACTTACTGAGGTGTGGGCAAAAGGCCAATGCTAgtatactgtgaagagcattctaactggttgcacatCTGACtggtggaggggccactgcactgggtcagaaaaagttgcagagggttgcaaactcagccagctccatcacaggcacaagcctTCCTAGCATTGAGGATATCTTAAAAAGGCAATGGctaaagaaggcagcatccatcattaaagaccccatcaCAACAGAGTATGTCCTCTTCTCATAAAGCACCATTAGGGAGGTGGTGCAGGAACCTGAAGCCaccctcaacatttcaggaatagcttctacccctctgccatcagaatggACAACAAACCCATGAATAATACCTCACTTTTTTGCTCTTCCtgtctacttatttaacttagatatatataaatacatatttcttattgtaatttatagcatattttatgcactgcactgtactgctgccataaaacaacaaatttcatgacatgtcagtgataataaacctgattctgattcttgctcAGTTTTTATAACCTTCCCTAGATTTCTCCATTGCTCTGCCGTCACACATCCTCTCATGCCCAGATCTGTCAGTTCTCTCTCAGTCTCACAAAGCGCATTGCCCATACAGAGAACTTTAGGTTCCACACATGAAGAAAACTTCTTCAAAGAATCTCTTTTCCTCAAAGAAAAGAGAGCTCCTGATCggttggttaagaaagcatatgccGTGTTTTCCGTTAATCGGGGATTGATTTAAAGAGCTGCTAGGTAATCTTGGAGCTctttaaaaccctggttagaccacatttggaatattgtgttcagttttggtcaacacattacaggaaggatgtagaagctttagagagaatgtagaggagatttaccaggatgttgcctggagcatattttatgaagataggttgagtgagccaagacttttctctttggagcaatgaagaatgagaggtgacttggcaGAGATATACATGATAAGAGGCAAggatggagtggagagcaagcaCTCTTCTCCCCagtgcagaaatggctaataccagggggtatcagtttaaggtgactggaagaaCGTATAGGGGATATGTCCGAAGTAAGTTTCATACATAGAGTGGTGGGTCTGTGGAAATGACTGCCAGGGATTGTGGTGGAGGTAgaaacattagagacatttaagagacgcttagatagacacatggaggaaagaaaattggggctatgtaggagggaaaggttagattgaccttagagtagattaaaagtttGACACCACGTCGTGGGTCAGAAGGCATTGATCCCATTTTATCCctgcactccccccccccaagcGCTACCCCTCACACTAGGGGTCAATGTGCTGCGGCCAATTAAACCATCGAGCTGCAcatctttggcatgtgggaggagCCTGGAACAcccggggagaacgtgcaaactccacaaagacagcgcccgaggtcaggatcgaaccttgAAGGCAGCGGCCCTACCCACTGCGCCACTATCTCACGCCCCTCAGGTGAGTTCAACAAGCTGACCCAAGAGCAGCGGCAGAAACCGTTACCTCCTGATGGTTCTTGCGGAGGTATCCCAGCTCCTCGTTCAAGCTCTCGATCTGCGCCTCCAGCTGCCCACGGCCCATGTTGGTATCTTCGAGGATTCTTCTCAGACCATTGAGGTCCTGTTCTACCGACTGCCTCAAGTCCATCTCCGACTGCCACCTGAGGACACCGAGGATCGCCGGGTTACTGAACACCCTCCACACTAAGCCCAGTTTCCGAGACACTGGTCTactgaggccatttggccatccTGCCTATGCTGGGCCCTTACAGGTTGTGCTGTTTCTCCAAAAGTGATAAACTTCCTGAGTAACTTGGCTCCCCTTGTAAAATCAGAAATAACAAGCCCGCGTGTTATTCTTGATTAGGATTTAAATTTTAAATCCCGCATAAAGTGACCAAAGCAGCATTTTTACACTCGTTTCTGTCACGTAATGATGCTGAAAACCCATTTCATGACTTTATGTCGAATAGAATAGGTGCACTTATATGACTTTCCAAAGCAACTGATTGATAAACTTCAACTCATCCAAACGCCGCTGCTAGACTTTTAACTAAAACCAAGATAAAAGAACACATCACCCCGTCCTAGCTAATCTGCATTGGCTTCATGggtcttttagaattgattttaaagccCTCAATGGTCTGGGATCGGAGTACATCGCGGAATTGTTttcgttttataatcctgctcgagctctTGGGCTTTCTTCCGCcactctcttaaatttaaactatCTCCCTCAAAGGATGATTTGCAGGTCTGTTTTATTTGAACTACGCCCCTAAACTGTGCAACTCACCTGTACCTGCAACTACAAGGGATGCTAGCTGACACTTCTAAACGCCAGCTCAAACCCTATTTACTTAAGCTtgattttaactaacatcttttttcccctttatttttatgtttgcatTTTATCCCATTAcaaagcactttgaactgcatTCTTtcgtatgaaaagtgctctataaataagttatttttattgttattaACTTTCTTGAAAACTTTTCCCCGGAAATCGTTCCCAAATCATAACAGTGTGCTGGAGATCATTTATCGAACTGTGGTCATACTTTACAGCGCTAGCTGTTGGATCTGGGTTGatttcccgccactgtctgtgaggagtttgtacactccGTGTCCACTTTACTACCTCCTGTGCTGAGTGTGTGTTGGTGGTCATCCGCTTCAAGCTTTCACGTGTTTGTGCGTTCAGAGGCGCTCTGCCCACACCATTGTTCTACCACGTGGCTAGTTGagatactgtcaccttcctgccatcttgaaccagtctggccattctctctgacctctctcattaacaatgcggcttcgcccacagaactgctgctcactggatgttttatttttgtttttttcacacCATACTCTGTGAACTCTGGAGATGGTTGGGCGTGAAAACCCCAGGAAATCAGCTGCTTCtccgatactcaaaccaccccgtttggcaccaacaagcattccacggtcaaagtcacttagatcccattCTTCCCccatttgatgtttggtctgaacaacaactgaacctcttggtcacgtctgcatgcctttatgcattgagttgaggctacgtgattggctgattaaatattggcATACACGAACccatgtacagatgtacctaataaagtggccactgagtggacgTACTATGATATAAAACTTATTTTAAAGTTTGAACTACAAGGACTGGGCCTGGAACTGTTTTCCCCTGGAGTGAACGAGGTGGAGGGGCGACTTCATAGAAGTGTATAGGAGCCTGGACAAGATTGATAGTAATAGTCCTTCT
The sequence above is a segment of the Hypanus sabinus isolate sHypSab1 chromosome 4, sHypSab1.hap1, whole genome shotgun sequence genome. Coding sequences within it:
- the LOC132392928 gene encoding keratin, type I cytoskeletal 18-like isoform X1; this translates as MDMFRAKLNRGSSVFMRSPSSASLVSGSSQRRASTARSLQGDLSRNVRLMSYGPVNMPAVGRMEFSVPTFNRQDELQVLNKRLAAYMNKVKRLETSNKELENKIKGALTNKGTMTRDWQSYEKPVLDLCKQVQDTNLDNAGLTLQLDNCELASDDFKVKWQSEMDLRQSVEQDLNGLRRILEDTNMGRGQLEAQIESLNEELGYLRKNHQEEVDELRRQISNSSVSVELENTEEEDLGQMINKIREEYQALADQNKKEAEECYRKKFDSASLEVSKNNEALQAAKQNVADLRRQIKTLEVEQRTLGATIHSLEDTLQDTEDRVAKELQSLANIIANLEQDLAQYRTDLKNRAMEYQTLLNTKMRLQAEIDTYRKLLEGDGLSQSDHPRPPLGTGDPRKNTKKVIIISQKLVEGKVVSEQQESKEIPN
- the LOC132392928 gene encoding keratin, type I cytoskeletal 18-like isoform X2, giving the protein MDMFRAKLNRGSSVFMRSPSSASLVSGSSQRRASTARSLQGDLSRNVRLMSYGPVNMPAVGRMEFSVPTFNRQDELQVLNKRLAAYMNKVKRLETSNKELENKIKGALTNKGTMTRDWQSYEKPVLDLCKQVQDTNLDNAGLTLQLDNCELASDDFKVKWQSEMDLRQSVEQDLNGLRRILEDTNMGRGQLEAQIESLNEELGYLRKNHQEEVDELRRQISNSSVSVELENTEEEDLGQMINKIREEYQALADQNKKEAEECYRKKFDSASLEVSKNNEALQAAKQNVADLRRQIKTLEVEQRTLGATIHSLEDTLQDTEDRVAKELQSLANIIANLEQDLAQYRTDLKNRAMEYQTLLNTKMRLQAEIDTYRKLLEGDGSKEKH